TGGCATTAATGGGGACACTTTTGTTTTTATTTAGCTTTTTTACAACTAAAGAGCGTGTAGAACATGTTGTAGATAAAACACCTTTGTTAGAGCAATTTAAATTATTGATTAAAAATGGACAATGGACCTTGTTATTTGGTGTATGCTTTACAGGAACTGTTGGTTATGTAATTCGTGGTTCTGTAGCAATTTTCTATGCTAAATATTTCCTTGGAGGTGATGCAAGCGTACAATCTACTTTTATGGGAACAGGAGTAGCAGCAGCAATTTTAGCAATGCCAGTTTCAACTTTTATTACGCAACGCTATTGTAAAGTTAAGTTATTTAAATATACACAATTGGCTGTTGGAGTTATTAGTTTAGTCATGTTTTTTGTAATTAAACCAGGCGATATGTTATTAGCTTACATACTATATTTTATTCTATCCTTTGTGGTCGATTTGCATGCGCCAGTTTTCTGGTCGGCAATTGCAGAAGCAGTAGATTATGGTCACGCAGAATCAGGGAAGCGTGTCTCAGGACTCTCTTTTGGCGGGATTTCTTTTGCACAAAAATTTGGAATGGGAATAGCAGGAGCAGCAGTTGGTTATTTGCTTGATTTTTTTGGATACATTCCAGATGGTGTACAAAGTGAAACAGCATTGGTTGGTATTGCACTAATGTTAACCATTATTCCTGGTGTATTTCATGTTATTATGGGATTACTCATGTTTCGTTACAAAATTACTGATGACTATTACGAAACAATTAAAAAGAAACTTAACATATAAATATGGACACAACTAGAACAAACAACCCAATAGTTGAGCAACGTGCTGATCCGTTTGTCTATAAACATACCGATGGATATTACTATTTTACAGCATCAGTACCAAGTTATGATTGCATAGAGCTTAGAAGAGCTAAAAGCATAAATGAATTACAAGATGCTGAAACTTTTAATGTTTGGTACAAGCACGAAACGGGACCAATGAGTCAGCATATTTGGGCACCAGAAATTCATTATTTAGATGGAAAGTGGTATGTTTATTTTGCAGCGAGTGAAGTTGATGATATTTGGAAATTAAGACCCTATGTAATAGAATGTACTGGTCAAAACCCTCTAAAAGACGAATGGGTTGAATTAGGACAAATGCAAGCCGCTGATGGTGATCAAAAATCATTTATAGATTTTTCATTAGACGGAACAGTATTCGAAAATAAAGGAAAAAGATATTTTTGTTGGGCAGAAAAAACTGGCGGACAATTTGCTGCGTCCAATTTGTATTTAGCCGAAATGGAATCGCCAATAAAACTTAAAACAGCTCAGTTTATGCTAACTACACCAGATTACGATTGGGAGCGTGTAGATTTCTGGGTAAATGAAGGACCAGCAGTTATAAAGAATAATGGTGAAATTTATATCACATTTTCTGCAAGTGCTACAGGAGCATGTTATTGCATGGGAATGATGGAAGCAGATGAGGATTCTGATTTATTAAACAGAAACTCATGGAAAAAATCAAGACACCCTGTACTTGAAACGGATTATGATAAGAAAATTTATGGTCCAGGACATAACAGTTTTACTGTAGCTGAAGATGGAGCACCTTTAAGTGTCTATCATGCTAGATCTTATGAAAAAATTGTTGGAGACCCATTGTATGACCCAAACAGACATGCGAGAGTTATGGAAGTGAAATTTGATAAGGTTGGAAGGCCCATATTTGAATTTTATTAATCATCTATTAAATGAAACAATTAATTTTAGAAATAAGTA
The nucleotide sequence above comes from Flavobacteriaceae bacterium HL-DH10. Encoded proteins:
- a CDS encoding family 43 glycosylhydrolase, whose translation is MDTTRTNNPIVEQRADPFVYKHTDGYYYFTASVPSYDCIELRRAKSINELQDAETFNVWYKHETGPMSQHIWAPEIHYLDGKWYVYFAASEVDDIWKLRPYVIECTGQNPLKDEWVELGQMQAADGDQKSFIDFSLDGTVFENKGKRYFCWAEKTGGQFAASNLYLAEMESPIKLKTAQFMLTTPDYDWERVDFWVNEGPAVIKNNGEIYITFSASATGACYCMGMMEADEDSDLLNRNSWKKSRHPVLETDYDKKIYGPGHNSFTVAEDGAPLSVYHARSYEKIVGDPLYDPNRHARVMEVKFDKVGRPIFEFY
- a CDS encoding MFS transporter encodes the protein MKSNNQKLSILEKIGYGSGDAAVNVVISSMFLIITFFYTDVYGLKATDMALMFLLVRFIDAITDPLMGLITDKFTTKWGRYRPYFLYLSVPFGISVFLTFTTPDFDYTGKLIYAYITYIFVTIMFTSVTIPYISLIGVLTSDPKERLSANGYRLFFAKVAAFLVSIVVPILAEKLGKNDLARGYQLAMGIMALMGTLLFLFSFFTTKERVEHVVDKTPLLEQFKLLIKNGQWTLLFGVCFTGTVGYVIRGSVAIFYAKYFLGGDASVQSTFMGTGVAAAILAMPVSTFITQRYCKVKLFKYTQLAVGVISLVMFFVIKPGDMLLAYILYFILSFVVDLHAPVFWSAIAEAVDYGHAESGKRVSGLSFGGISFAQKFGMGIAGAAVGYLLDFFGYIPDGVQSETALVGIALMLTIIPGVFHVIMGLLMFRYKITDDYYETIKKKLNI